From the genome of Neomonachus schauinslandi chromosome 5, ASM220157v2, whole genome shotgun sequence, one region includes:
- the LOC110593578 gene encoding olfactory receptor 10AD1-like — protein sequence MHCMDGGYSSINHWERESGKRVDDWSKTVDLRNGSTVTEFILVGFEQSSSSTRALIFALFLALYSLAMAMNGLIIFITWTDPRLNSPMYFFLGHLSFLDVCFITTTMPQMLIHLVVKNHIVSFVSCSTQMYLVFCMGVAECILLAFMAYERYVAICHPLSYAQIMSGQVCVKLVSTAWFFGLINGIFLEYMSFRNPFCRDNHIENFFCEAPIVITLSCGDPQFSLRVIFADAIVVLLSPMVLIAISYARILASILGRVSSSGRGKTFSTCASHLTVVIFLYTSAIFSYMNPCSTHGPEKDKPFSLLYTIITPMCNPTIYSFRNKEMKGAMVRALGRTSLAKTESV from the exons ATGCACTGCATGGATGGTGGATACAGCAGCATCAACCACTGGGAGAGGGAGTCTGGAAAGAGGGTGGATGACTG GTCCAAGACAGTGGACCTAAGGAATGGCAGCACAGTGACAGAGTTTATCCTTGTGGGCTTTGAGCAGAGCTCCTCTTCCACTCGGGCATTGATCTTTGCCCTCTTCCTAGCCCTCTACAGCCTTGCCATGGCCATGAATGGcctcatcatcttcatcacctgGACAGACCCCAGGCTCAACagccccatgtacttcttccttgGCCACCTGTCCTTCCTGGATGTCTgcttcatcaccaccaccatgccACAGATGCTGATCCACCTGGTGGTCAAGAACCACATTGTCTCCTTTGTCTCTTGCTCAACCCAGATGTACTTGGTTTTCTGTATGGGTGTGGCTGAGTGCATCCTCTTAGCTTTTATGGCCTATGAGCGTTATGTTGCTATCTGCCACCCACTCAGCTATGCCCAGATCATGAGCGGGCAGGTTTGTGTGAAGCTGGTAAGTACTGCCTGGTTCTTTGGGCTGATCAATGGCATCTTTCTTGAGTATATGTCATTCCGGAATCCCTTCTGTAGAGACAACCACATAGAAAACTTCTTCTGTGAGGCCCCCATAGTGATCACTCTCTCTTGTGGAGACCCCCAGTTTAGTCTGAGGGTGATCTTTGCCGATGCCATCGTGGTGCTGCTCAGCCCCATGGTGCTCATTGCCATCTCCTATGCTCGCATCCTGGCCTCCATCCTTGGCAGAGTCTCCTCCTCAGGTCGTGGAAAGACCTTCTCCACTTGTGCTTCCCATCTGACTGTGGTCATCTTTTTGTACACCTCAGCCATATTCTCTTATATGAACCCTTGCAGCACACATGGCCCTGAAAAAGACAagcctttctccctcctctacaCCATCATCACCCCCATGTGCAACCCCACCATCTATAGTTTTcgaaacaaggaaatgaaggggGCCATGGTGAGGGCCCTTGGGAGGACCAGCCTGGCCAAGACAGAGTCTGTCTAG